Proteins encoded together in one Microbacterium sp. ABRD28 window:
- a CDS encoding beta-propeller fold lactonase family protein: MRFLVGGYSADSGGIATGIGVLLAGEPDSGSAAGPLAVVGEAVSASSPSWVSWNEGTDVAYATLEAEGTVRAFRRIGEDRFAPLGDAVEAGEAVCHVAVSPDGGTLVATCWGDGRVVRYPLTSDGRIGRPSFAPAAVDPSAPGGVTGAVSDVEAAAAEVGIDLAALGLGGRGDAGLFGGRGLDGVAGLDGMASFGGMGGGVSGDADAAALTGPVDRPEPAEERVSRAHQTVFLTGGLVATSDLGFDLVRFWRLVDGRLQPLHDVSLPYGSGPRHMVWHPSGHLYVVTEYSCEVFALARDEAGRWRVVSGAPLGAGTLAGDSAAELAPSRDGAFLYAGVRGSNTIAVVAVRGAGETLAPVALVEAGVDWPRHHLVVRDTLLVAGERSDDVVSLTLDIRSGVPGRVRHRTSAPSPTCLTPLV, encoded by the coding sequence ATGCGGTTCCTCGTCGGCGGGTACTCCGCCGACAGCGGCGGGATCGCCACCGGGATCGGGGTGCTCCTGGCGGGGGAACCCGACTCCGGTTCCGCCGCCGGACCGCTCGCCGTGGTCGGTGAGGCGGTCTCGGCGAGCTCGCCGTCGTGGGTCAGCTGGAACGAGGGGACGGATGTCGCCTACGCGACCCTCGAGGCAGAGGGAACCGTGCGTGCGTTCCGACGCATCGGCGAAGACCGGTTCGCTCCGCTCGGCGACGCGGTCGAGGCGGGGGAAGCGGTGTGCCATGTCGCGGTGTCGCCGGACGGCGGGACTCTCGTCGCGACGTGCTGGGGCGACGGGCGCGTGGTGCGTTATCCGCTCACGAGCGATGGTCGGATCGGGCGGCCGTCCTTCGCGCCGGCCGCGGTGGATCCGTCGGCCCCGGGCGGGGTGACGGGGGCTGTGTCGGATGTCGAGGCGGCCGCAGCCGAGGTCGGCATCGACCTGGCGGCTTTGGGCCTCGGTGGGCGTGGAGACGCAGGTCTCTTCGGTGGGCGAGGACTCGACGGGGTGGCTGGGCTCGACGGGATGGCGTCGTTCGGCGGCATGGGTGGCGGCGTGAGCGGCGATGCCGACGCGGCGGCCCTGACGGGGCCGGTCGATCGACCGGAGCCGGCCGAGGAGCGGGTCTCGCGGGCGCATCAGACGGTGTTCCTGACCGGCGGGCTCGTCGCGACATCCGATCTGGGATTCGATCTCGTGCGCTTCTGGCGCCTCGTGGACGGGAGGCTGCAACCGCTGCACGACGTCTCGCTGCCCTACGGCAGCGGTCCGCGGCACATGGTGTGGCACCCGAGCGGGCACCTGTACGTGGTGACGGAGTACAGCTGCGAGGTCTTCGCGCTCGCGCGCGACGAGGCGGGGCGCTGGCGCGTGGTGTCGGGAGCGCCCCTCGGAGCCGGAACGCTCGCCGGAGACAGCGCCGCCGAGCTGGCCCCGTCGCGCGACGGCGCGTTCCTCTACGCCGGTGTGCGCGGGAGCAACACGATCGCCGTCGTCGCCGTGCGCGGCGCGGGGGAGACCCTCGCGCCCGTCGCCCTCGTCGAGGCGGGCGTGGACTGGCCGAGACACCACCTCGTGGTGCGCGACACCCTGCTGGTCGCCGGGGAACGCTCCGACGACGTGGTGTCGCTGACCCTCGACATCCGCTCCGGGGTGCCCGGCCGCGTTCGCCATCGCACGTCGGCGCCGTCGCCGACCTGCCTGACGCCCCTCGTCTGA
- a CDS encoding AI-2E family transporter: MTDARPSASSPADDPVTDASEPSVETTYVRRRTLFTSVNNPFAIGFFLTLGGLVALGLGVAFINLSTVLIYIAFALFAALGLDPIVRFLERRGLGRGWAILIVFAGFVVIVVGVVSLVVPTLVRQISQFFSDLPSTINAFQASDVYAWLQDTFGDQIGSLLGEFETFITNPANIAAIGGGVLQVGATIATTISGILIVLVLSLYFLASLDTMKVAFTRLSPARYRPKVRSMTDEITDSIGGYLMGMVVLAFFNSLVAFFLHLFLGLPFPALMAVAAFAITLIPLVGPVLYWIFASILALFTNPLTALIFAIAYLIYIQIEAYVLTPRVMSRAIAVPGALVVIGALVGGTLLGLLGALVAIPVTASILLIIKQVVIPRQDAKL, translated from the coding sequence ATGACCGACGCCCGCCCGTCCGCTTCGTCGCCTGCGGACGACCCTGTCACCGACGCGTCCGAGCCCTCCGTCGAAACGACCTACGTCCGGCGCCGCACCCTCTTCACCAGCGTGAACAATCCGTTCGCGATCGGCTTCTTCCTCACCCTCGGCGGACTCGTCGCCCTCGGGCTCGGTGTCGCGTTCATCAACCTCTCCACGGTGCTGATCTACATCGCCTTCGCCCTGTTCGCAGCGCTCGGGCTCGACCCGATCGTGCGCTTCCTCGAGAGGCGCGGACTCGGACGGGGGTGGGCGATCCTCATCGTCTTCGCAGGCTTCGTCGTCATCGTCGTCGGGGTCGTGTCGCTCGTCGTTCCGACTCTCGTGCGACAGATCTCCCAGTTCTTCTCCGACCTGCCCTCGACGATCAACGCCTTCCAGGCCTCCGACGTCTACGCCTGGCTGCAAGACACCTTCGGCGACCAGATCGGCAGCCTGCTCGGGGAGTTCGAGACCTTCATCACCAACCCCGCGAACATCGCCGCGATCGGCGGCGGGGTCCTGCAGGTCGGTGCGACCATCGCGACGACGATCTCGGGCATCCTGATCGTGCTGGTGCTGAGCCTGTACTTCCTGGCATCCCTCGACACCATGAAGGTCGCCTTCACCCGTCTGAGCCCCGCCCGCTACCGCCCGAAGGTGCGGTCGATGACCGATGAGATCACCGACTCGATCGGCGGATATCTCATGGGCATGGTGGTGCTGGCGTTCTTCAACTCGCTCGTGGCGTTCTTCCTGCACCTCTTCCTCGGTCTGCCCTTCCCGGCCCTGATGGCGGTCGCGGCGTTCGCGATCACGCTCATCCCCCTCGTGGGTCCGGTGCTGTACTGGATCTTCGCCAGCATCCTCGCGCTGTTCACCAACCCGCTCACGGCGCTGATCTTCGCGATCGCGTACCTCATCTACATCCAGATCGAGGCATACGTCCTGACCCCGCGCGTGATGAGCCGCGCGATCGCGGTGCCCGGGGCGCTCGTCGTCATCGGCGCGCTCGTCGGCGGCACGCTGCTGGGGCTTCTCGGAGCGCTCGTGGCGATCCCCGTGACGGCGTCGATCCTGTTGATCATCAAGCAGGTCGTGATCCCCCGCCAGGACGCGAAGCTGTAG